From the Tachyglossus aculeatus isolate mTacAcu1 chromosome 21, mTacAcu1.pri, whole genome shotgun sequence genome, one window contains:
- the LOC119942086 gene encoding BRI3-binding protein — MAASTPAALTGLTSGFCSRERSWGPAALPASALARGPGARRVGALRPPSGRASGWWAVGFAGSPAARREAPGAGARVRAPGVRGLLLLLLLPPAPPAPPASRPGWPCGRGCSRSPGAEAARWRPADRPDGGLRRGDGSALYQRLAGLCGEHNLRAMHKFFSRLTERFVYGVDVLVDTLWRIWTDLLDVLGIDASNVAHYFSPAAVANNPTRALLLVGAVLLAYWFLSLFLGFFFYLLHVLFGRLFWIVRVGLFALSCVYILQKYEGEPEHAVLPLCFVVAVYFMTGPVGFYWRRSNNHSLEEKIDHLDSQIRLLNIRLTRVLESIDRANDK, encoded by the exons ATGGCGGCCTCCACGCCTGCCGCCCTCACCGGCCTCACTTCCGGCTTCTGCTCTCGCGAGAGGTCCTGGGGCCCGGCCGCACTTCCGGCTTCTGCTCTCGCGAGAGGTCCTGGGGCCCGGCGCGTG GGGGCGCTGCGGCCTCCTTCGGGGCGGGCGAGCGGTTGGTGGGCTGTCGGTTTCGCGGGGTCCCCGGCGGCGCGGAGGGAGGCTCCGGGAGCGGGCGCCCG CGTGCGGGCCCCGGGGGTGCGGGGGCTgctcctgttgctgctgctgccgccggcgCCGCCGGCTCCGCCGGCGTCCCGGCCGGGCTGGCCGTGCGGCCGGGGCTGTTCCCGGTCCCCGGGGGCCGAGGCTGCGCGGTGGCGGCCCGCCGACAGGCCGGACGGGGGGCTCCGCCGGGGGGACGGCTCCGCCCTCTACCAGCGCCTGGCCGGACTCTGCGGCGAGCACAACCTGCGCGCCATGCACAAG TTTTTCTCCAGATTGACAGAGAGGTTTGTGTATGGAGTGGATGTGTTAGTAGACACTCTCTGGAGAATATGGACTGATCTTCTGGATGTCCTGGGCATTGATG CCTCCAACGTAGCCCATTATTTCAGCCCCGCTGCTGTGGCCAACAACCCGACTCGAGCGCTTCTGTTGGTCGGTGCAGTCCTCTTGGCCTACTGGTTCTTGTCTCTGTTCCTTGGATTCTTTTTCTATCTCTTGCATGTTCTGTTTGGCCGTCTCTTCTGGATTGTGAGAGTTGGCCTGTTTGCCCTCTCCTGTGTGTATATCCTCCAGAAGTACGAAGGCGAGCCAGAGCACGCGGTCTTGCCTCTCTGCTTCGTTGTCGCCGTCTACTTCATGACTGGTCCAGTAGGGTTTTATTGGAGGAGAAGCAACAACCACAGCCTGGAAGAGAAGATCGACCATCTCGACAGCCAGATCAGACTACTCAACATTCGCCTCACTAGAGTACTAGAAAGCATCGATCGAGCCAATGACAAATGA